In Edaphobacter dinghuensis, a genomic segment contains:
- a CDS encoding polysaccharide biosynthesis/export family protein — MSRQNPFNLISHNRVSLRSGILSLRLLTIIAMAALCLYIPTANAQFSGPAVSMSESASPTAAPTTDPAILYPAGRDVFLRQGDLITVRLYGTMDYTPSVRISLDGTVQLPLIGRLHVEGLTVHQAESLIATRLKAAGMYRDPQVTIEIAEAPGQSVTFTGEVHGVVPVQGQRRLLDVLSAAGGLPPTASHIITIDRPGNPQPIVIDLGTDPAKSANGNVPVFPGDTIVVPRVGVVYLLGAFKIEGAIPIQQNAPLTLMQAASLGGGVGFQGKLNDLRIIRTEGLTRKVVDVDIKKVLNGKAPDPVLQANDIVLLPTSQMKAAIKGGGAGVLIGLGTLLLYATRP; from the coding sequence ATGAGCAGGCAGAATCCTTTTAATCTAATAAGCCACAATCGAGTATCGCTGCGATCTGGCATTCTGAGTCTTCGCCTTCTGACTATCATTGCCATGGCCGCCCTGTGTCTTTATATCCCTACGGCAAACGCACAATTTAGTGGTCCCGCCGTGAGTATGTCCGAATCGGCTAGCCCAACAGCTGCCCCAACTACCGATCCGGCGATTCTGTATCCAGCCGGTCGCGATGTCTTCTTGCGGCAAGGCGACCTCATAACGGTGCGCCTCTACGGCACAATGGACTACACGCCTTCTGTGCGGATAAGCCTGGATGGCACAGTCCAGCTACCGCTGATAGGGCGCCTGCATGTCGAAGGCTTGACCGTGCATCAAGCAGAAAGCCTGATTGCAACCCGCTTAAAGGCCGCTGGCATGTATCGCGACCCACAGGTAACAATTGAGATTGCCGAGGCACCTGGCCAGTCGGTCACTTTCACCGGAGAAGTTCACGGCGTCGTGCCCGTACAAGGTCAAAGACGACTATTGGATGTTCTGTCTGCAGCAGGTGGATTGCCTCCAACGGCAAGTCACATTATCACGATCGACAGACCGGGAAATCCCCAGCCAATCGTGATCGACCTGGGAACCGATCCCGCCAAAAGCGCCAACGGAAATGTACCTGTTTTTCCTGGCGATACCATCGTTGTTCCTCGCGTTGGCGTTGTCTATCTCCTCGGAGCGTTCAAAATCGAGGGTGCCATTCCAATACAACAGAATGCACCTTTAACTCTCATGCAGGCAGCTTCTTTGGGAGGTGGTGTCGGATTTCAGGGCAAGCTGAATGACCTGCGGATTATTCGGACAGAAGGCCTTACACGCAAGGTTGTCGATGTCGATATCAAAAAAGTGCTAAATGGAAAAGCTCCCGACCCGGTATTACAGGCAAATGATATCGTCCTCTTGCCGACCAGCCAGATGAAGGCAGCCATCAAGGGTGGTGGGGCTGGCGTTTTGATAGGTCTGGGTACGCTGTTACTCTACGCAACTCGTCCGTAG
- a CDS encoding thiamine pyrophosphate-dependent enzyme produces the protein MSETAPHENPLVPNKKLRQIYTVMAQARLLNEHIAKAQRKIKKQRLSSASGEEACRVATAIELRQGDLVSDARMCATMDLLFGAPLRPLLSHIAKVISNAQIENAISTESTIVTRQLPWVEDAEDRLNMAMGAALTLKSQKQNNIVMAYAYYAELPKRSWKQLLTLTAKLNLPIIFVILPEASGKGEATNICAKARAVGIPGIPVDASDAIALYRVAQESIGRSRGEDGPVLIECISCNAEQRSNEINDPIFYMKNFLTGRNIASKDWVNHVSDSFRKKLAAAKHS, from the coding sequence TTGAGCGAAACAGCGCCGCACGAAAATCCACTGGTTCCCAACAAAAAACTCCGACAAATTTACACCGTGATGGCTCAGGCCAGATTACTGAATGAGCATATCGCCAAAGCACAGCGAAAGATAAAAAAACAGCGACTGTCCTCTGCATCTGGAGAGGAGGCGTGCCGCGTGGCCACAGCTATCGAGCTAAGACAGGGCGATCTTGTCAGCGACGCTCGCATGTGCGCGACCATGGATCTTCTCTTCGGCGCTCCGCTCCGTCCCCTTCTTAGTCATATCGCTAAGGTAATCTCCAACGCGCAAATCGAAAATGCGATATCGACCGAATCAACCATTGTGACACGCCAACTACCTTGGGTTGAGGATGCAGAGGACCGTCTGAATATGGCGATGGGAGCAGCGCTCACTCTCAAGAGCCAGAAGCAAAATAATATTGTGATGGCTTACGCTTATTATGCGGAGCTGCCAAAACGATCCTGGAAACAACTTCTTACGCTGACGGCAAAGCTAAATTTGCCAATCATCTTTGTCATTCTCCCTGAAGCAAGCGGCAAAGGTGAAGCCACAAATATCTGTGCAAAGGCACGGGCAGTTGGAATTCCGGGAATTCCTGTAGACGCAAGCGATGCCATCGCGCTGTATCGCGTGGCACAGGAGTCGATTGGCCGGTCTCGTGGTGAAGATGGCCCGGTATTGATCGAATGCATTTCTTGCAACGCAGAGCAACGAAGCAACGAAATTAATGATCCTATCTTTTACATGAAAAATTTTTTGACAGGACGAAACATTGCCAGCAAAGACTGGGTAAATCATGTCAGCGATTCGTTTCGCAAAAAGCTGGCAGCAGCAAAGCATTCATAA
- a CDS encoding GumC family protein, giving the protein MSFQNTQPSPGGDITGNASPAFSTAAADNTLSEALLTLKKRRWIVIVAMLVGLIYGVYKAKTQPKLYSAFGQIQVRSGSSNEFRLDAAQAITGGTDTASKMLTEIQILKSDSLLLTVAREMDLANNSTFLDAKGPVTHRSLDDPAVRQATVDRLQTNLRVVLVPKTEIINISYSSLDAKLAADIVNKVISAYIQRSYETRFASTQRVSQWLSSQLDDLKQQVETSQEQMMDLQRRLGILGFDPSHNQIATSLEDLSKAAGDAKLARIIAEARYRVLSGMDPDTMESSIDALPGGAAVELNQLRTQLAEAKANYAQLEATLGPNHPQAKSVKAQITELSSEVAKEQNRLLVQAKENFVVARANENQTNAALESQKADAYKLRDDLIEYTLRQREYEANRTLYEGLLQKLRTAGVEAGLESMEIDIVDQALPPASPTLRSSSKIVMVGVIFGLIGGIIIAFLLDSLDTGLRTITEVENVTELPSLAVIPRARRTSVEQGASLTTAQKNLIVLSQSKSQFSESFRALRTSLLLSTAGHPPKFILLTSATPSEGKTTLSTNLACILAQGDARVLLIDADLRRPSVHHRFGMSGKVGLTTVLTGASTLENAAQNVSEVPNLDVLPAGPMPPFPTEMLSSQAMDSLLQHCGEIYTHVLIDTPPILSVTDGVILARHSDAVVLVVRHGKSSKHIVRRARDLLVRSGAPITGIVLNAVDLNSPDYYGYYGYSGYSYSSADSGSWEPQGASEGKTRGSREAE; this is encoded by the coding sequence ATGTCTTTCCAAAATACGCAGCCTTCGCCCGGCGGAGACATCACGGGAAATGCATCCCCCGCGTTCAGCACAGCCGCCGCTGACAACACATTGTCCGAAGCGCTCCTTACGCTTAAGAAGCGGCGCTGGATCGTCATCGTAGCCATGCTGGTTGGCCTAATCTATGGTGTCTACAAGGCAAAGACCCAGCCAAAACTGTATAGCGCCTTTGGACAGATCCAGGTCAGGTCTGGCTCCTCTAATGAGTTTCGCCTGGATGCAGCACAGGCAATCACTGGGGGAACCGACACTGCTTCAAAGATGCTGACCGAGATCCAGATCCTTAAGAGCGATTCATTGCTCTTGACCGTAGCTCGTGAGATGGATCTGGCAAACAATTCAACCTTTCTTGACGCTAAAGGTCCGGTAACGCACCGCTCGCTCGATGACCCGGCTGTACGTCAGGCCACTGTCGACAGACTGCAAACCAATCTCCGTGTCGTACTCGTTCCGAAGACAGAGATTATCAACATCAGCTATAGCAGCCTGGACGCCAAGCTTGCCGCAGACATCGTAAATAAGGTCATCTCTGCCTATATTCAACGAAGCTACGAAACAAGATTTGCATCTACCCAACGAGTTTCGCAATGGCTCTCCAGTCAATTGGACGACTTGAAGCAGCAGGTCGAAACGTCTCAGGAACAGATGATGGATCTCCAGCGTCGCCTGGGCATCCTTGGGTTTGATCCAAGTCATAATCAAATTGCTACTTCATTGGAGGATCTTTCCAAAGCTGCGGGCGACGCAAAGCTTGCACGGATTATTGCCGAAGCGCGATACCGCGTTCTTAGTGGAATGGACCCGGATACGATGGAAAGTTCCATCGATGCGTTACCAGGCGGAGCTGCTGTAGAACTTAATCAGCTCAGAACGCAGCTTGCCGAAGCCAAAGCAAATTATGCCCAGCTAGAAGCAACACTGGGACCAAATCATCCTCAAGCCAAATCTGTTAAAGCGCAGATCACGGAACTAAGCAGCGAAGTAGCCAAAGAGCAAAATCGCCTTCTGGTACAAGCGAAGGAAAACTTCGTTGTAGCTCGCGCCAATGAAAATCAGACCAATGCCGCCCTTGAATCACAGAAGGCAGACGCATATAAGTTGCGCGACGATCTGATCGAATACACCTTGCGGCAGCGCGAGTACGAAGCGAACCGCACCCTCTACGAAGGGCTGCTGCAAAAGCTCCGCACCGCTGGTGTTGAGGCCGGTCTCGAATCGATGGAGATCGACATTGTCGATCAGGCTTTACCTCCAGCCAGTCCCACACTCCGCTCCTCATCGAAGATCGTTATGGTTGGTGTCATCTTCGGACTGATTGGCGGAATTATCATCGCCTTCCTGCTGGATAGCCTGGACACCGGTCTGCGCACCATCACTGAAGTTGAAAATGTTACGGAGCTTCCCTCTCTTGCAGTCATTCCACGGGCACGTCGCACTTCTGTGGAGCAGGGAGCTTCGCTAACGACAGCTCAAAAGAATCTCATTGTGCTGTCGCAATCGAAGTCGCAGTTCTCCGAGTCCTTCCGTGCGCTGCGAACATCGCTCCTTCTGTCCACTGCTGGACATCCTCCCAAATTTATTTTGCTTACGAGTGCGACTCCTTCTGAGGGCAAGACCACTCTTTCTACAAATCTAGCGTGCATCCTGGCCCAGGGAGATGCGCGAGTTCTTCTGATCGATGCGGACCTTCGTCGCCCCAGCGTTCATCATCGTTTCGGGATGAGCGGAAAGGTTGGATTGACAACCGTTCTTACCGGAGCGAGCACACTTGAAAACGCAGCGCAGAACGTTTCCGAAGTTCCAAATCTGGACGTTCTACCTGCCGGTCCCATGCCACCCTTCCCAACGGAGATGCTTAGCTCGCAGGCAATGGATTCCCTGCTGCAGCACTGCGGCGAGATCTATACCCATGTGCTTATCGATACGCCTCCGATCCTGTCTGTCACGGACGGCGTCATCCTCGCACGGCACTCGGATGCAGTAGTGCTGGTTGTTCGTCATGGCAAATCAAGCAAGCACATCGTGCGCCGTGCCCGCGACCTTCTGGTACGCTCCGGTGCTCCGATCACCGGTATTGTGCTCAATGCAGTCGATTTAAATTCTCCTGACTACTACGGCTACTATGGGTATTCAGGCTACTCCTACTCCAGTGCCGACTCTGGAAGCTGGGAACCTCAAGGTGCGTCCGAGGGGAAAACTCGCGGATCTCGGGAGGCTGAATAA
- a CDS encoding UDP-glucuronic acid decarboxylase family protein produces MPQRILVTGAAGFLGSHLCDALLAKGNTVIGVDNLCTGNTNNLKHLAAESKFSFIEQDICNAFDPGKVDFIFNFASPASPIDYTRLGVETLFVGSTGTINTLDLAKKYDAGYLHASTSECYGDPLVHPQVETYWGNVNPIGPRSVYDEAKRFSEAVVMAYHRYYGVNTHLVRIFNTYGPRLQVNDGRVISNFMAQALRGEPLTIYGDGSQTRSFCYVSDLIEGIVLLADSEEHLPVNIGNPDEWTILECAQEVLAVTGAKTEIISKPLPQDDPTRRRPDITKAKTLLGWEPKVSLRQGLENSLQYFKDCVK; encoded by the coding sequence ATGCCTCAAAGAATTTTAGTCACTGGAGCCGCCGGGTTTTTAGGCTCACATCTCTGTGATGCATTGCTGGCTAAGGGAAATACTGTCATAGGTGTAGATAACCTATGCACGGGAAATACAAATAACCTCAAACATCTTGCAGCAGAATCAAAATTTAGTTTTATAGAGCAGGATATTTGTAATGCATTTGATCCTGGAAAAGTAGATTTCATCTTTAACTTTGCTTCGCCCGCAAGCCCTATTGATTACACGCGGCTTGGTGTTGAGACACTTTTTGTAGGCTCGACAGGTACGATCAATACGCTAGACTTGGCGAAAAAATATGATGCCGGGTATCTTCACGCCTCAACCTCTGAGTGCTATGGCGATCCGCTGGTGCATCCCCAGGTTGAGACATACTGGGGAAACGTGAATCCGATTGGGCCACGGTCTGTCTACGATGAAGCCAAGCGCTTTTCTGAGGCAGTTGTAATGGCCTATCACCGCTATTACGGCGTCAATACTCACCTCGTTCGCATCTTCAATACGTATGGTCCACGTCTTCAGGTCAATGATGGTCGTGTGATCTCGAATTTCATGGCGCAGGCGCTCCGTGGTGAGCCGCTCACTATCTACGGCGACGGTTCGCAGACACGCAGCTTCTGCTATGTCTCCGACCTTATCGAGGGGATTGTTCTTCTTGCCGATTCGGAGGAGCATCTTCCGGTCAATATTGGAAATCCTGATGAGTGGACGATCCTGGAGTGTGCGCAAGAGGTGCTGGCTGTTACCGGCGCGAAGACAGAGATCATCTCGAAGCCTCTGCCGCAGGACGATCCAACTCGACGGCGTCCTGATATCACTAAAGCCAAAACACTTCTCGGCTGGGAACCGAAGGTAAGTCTTCGCCAGGGCTTGGAGAATTCACTGCAGTATTTCAAAGATTGCGTAAAGTGA
- a CDS encoding capsule assembly Wzi family protein: MRKKAYLPIAVLVACAGSTMFAQTSTSPSQSAPAALPAYAPQSQTATQAIPSPQKTDQPAVPPATATPENPFTAYVPYGPLDEDKLPDRYGSTYIPVDSWVYPAMTRLYSMGFLDTMFLGMRPWTRRSALHMLQDSKYDIIHSDNEEAQDILAKLLTEFDAEVPSGYTARGAIYGIESTYTRFMGIGGTPLRDSYHLGQTINNDYGRPYQSGFNNITGFSTVNEWGPFSLYLRGEYQHAPSAAGYSNALATQLSAIDTIVPYAPPNEPQATIPAGPIQAQNPFRLVEGALSIHLLGHEISAGKTDAWLGPAAGGALAWSNNAENIYSFRVNRVEPLNIFLLSKLLGPMRYDFFIGSLKGHTSPNSPWVHSEMFSFRPTVNFEFGFQRTIIFGGEGHAPVTLHTFLKGFFDTSDTSSEEKHSRNDPGARYSDFNFSYRLPFVRKYATLYIDSIAHDDVTPVSAPRRAAYRTGLYISQFPKFHKLDLRLEGVTTDPGVSRSFAGQFNYFETIQVQGYTNKGYIMGDWIGREAKGGQAWITYHLSGNESVQLEYLNKKTPKDFIPGGTTQNQFKVSVVKRFGQDLELNGWVQYEGWKAPIYKSGLQKDTTAAVQFTWFPKLHSYPQP, encoded by the coding sequence GTGCGCAAAAAAGCCTACCTTCCCATTGCGGTTCTTGTCGCCTGTGCAGGCTCGACGATGTTTGCACAGACATCGACATCCCCATCGCAGTCCGCGCCGGCGGCATTGCCGGCTTATGCACCGCAAAGTCAGACTGCAACTCAGGCGATTCCATCACCTCAGAAGACCGATCAGCCCGCTGTACCACCCGCAACAGCCACACCCGAGAATCCCTTCACCGCTTATGTTCCTTATGGGCCGCTAGATGAAGATAAGTTGCCGGATCGTTACGGATCAACCTACATTCCGGTAGATAGTTGGGTCTATCCAGCTATGACCCGGCTTTACTCCATGGGATTTCTCGACACCATGTTTCTGGGCATGCGTCCATGGACGCGCCGTAGCGCGCTCCACATGCTTCAGGATTCAAAATACGACATCATCCACAGCGATAACGAAGAGGCGCAAGACATTTTGGCGAAGCTCCTGACCGAGTTCGACGCCGAGGTTCCCTCTGGCTACACCGCGCGTGGAGCCATTTATGGGATCGAATCCACCTACACACGCTTTATGGGAATTGGTGGAACACCCTTGCGTGATAGCTATCACCTGGGCCAGACCATCAATAACGACTACGGACGCCCCTACCAATCGGGCTTCAATAACATCACTGGCTTTTCAACCGTGAATGAATGGGGACCGTTCTCGCTCTACTTGCGCGGCGAATACCAGCATGCTCCATCGGCAGCGGGATATTCCAACGCACTCGCAACCCAGCTATCAGCCATTGATACCATCGTTCCCTATGCTCCACCCAACGAGCCTCAGGCTACAATTCCCGCTGGCCCTATCCAGGCACAAAATCCTTTTCGCTTAGTAGAAGGCGCTCTCTCCATTCATCTGCTTGGACATGAGATATCGGCTGGAAAGACCGATGCTTGGCTTGGGCCTGCCGCTGGCGGCGCCCTGGCCTGGTCCAACAATGCGGAGAACATCTATTCATTCCGGGTCAACAGAGTTGAACCGCTGAATATATTTTTACTGTCGAAGCTTCTTGGCCCCATGCGGTACGATTTTTTCATTGGCAGTCTCAAGGGACATACATCACCGAATAGCCCCTGGGTACATTCCGAGATGTTTTCTTTTCGTCCAACAGTAAACTTTGAGTTTGGCTTCCAACGGACGATCATCTTTGGCGGAGAAGGTCACGCCCCTGTCACACTGCATACTTTTCTCAAAGGCTTCTTCGACACCAGCGATACATCTTCAGAAGAGAAGCATTCTCGCAATGATCCGGGGGCTCGTTACAGTGACTTCAATTTCTCTTACCGTCTCCCCTTCGTCAGAAAGTATGCCACCCTATATATCGACTCGATTGCGCATGACGACGTAACCCCAGTTAGCGCTCCTCGACGTGCTGCTTACCGTACTGGCCTCTATATCTCCCAGTTTCCCAAGTTTCACAAACTGGACCTGAGATTAGAGGGCGTCACAACTGATCCCGGGGTATCGAGAAGTTTCGCAGGACAGTTCAACTATTTCGAAACGATTCAAGTCCAGGGATATACGAACAAGGGATACATCATGGGCGACTGGATTGGCCGTGAGGCAAAAGGTGGGCAAGCATGGATAACTTACCACCTCTCCGGTAACGAATCGGTGCAACTGGAATATCTCAATAAGAAGACACCAAAGGACTTCATTCCAGGTGGAACGACACAGAACCAGTTCAAAGTCAGCGTAGTGAAAAGATTCGGACAAGATCTGGAGCTCAATGGATGGGTGCAGTATGAAGGATGGAAAGCTCCCATCTATAAGTCTGGTCTGCAGAAGGACACTACGGCTGCGGTACAGTTCACATGGTTTCCGAAATTACATAGCTATCCTCAGCCCTGA
- a CDS encoding UDP-glucose dehydrogenase family protein has product MDKNIQIAVVGSGYVGLVAAVCFAEMGHTVICVDNDDRKVAALQGGDTLIHENHLPELLERYRNTKIRFMSDLGEATRECEAIFIAVGTPQSETGDADLSYVEAVACEIARSINGYKVIVEKSTVPVYTNEWVRRAIERNGVDRNLFDVVSNPEFLREGTAVADFLHPDRIVVGADSDKAAALLQEIYAPLTSGEYYKLPNAIEGPCGPTEPPPLLLTSTKSAEIIKHASNAFLALKISFINAVSNLCEATDANVEQVALGMGLDSRIGPKFLRPGIGYGGSCFPKDVAAFRSVAEQMGIDFNLLSEVEKINVQQKKRFLAKVRSALWTLRTKRIGVLGLAFKGETDDIRESPAIDLVEMLLGEGCSVTAFDPAAMKRTQDVLPATSHLKYVNSAYEAAQDSDALLILTDWPEFASLDLDRLNKIMRYPIIIDGRNLYDPHVVAQHGFTYLSIGRPASNPMREAVLAAK; this is encoded by the coding sequence ATGGATAAAAACATTCAAATTGCCGTTGTCGGATCGGGATATGTTGGCCTGGTTGCCGCCGTTTGCTTTGCAGAGATGGGACATACCGTTATTTGTGTCGATAACGACGATCGCAAGGTTGCAGCTTTGCAGGGGGGCGATACTCTTATTCACGAGAACCACCTTCCAGAGCTTCTCGAACGTTACCGTAATACGAAAATTCGTTTTATGTCGGATCTGGGGGAGGCCACTCGCGAGTGTGAGGCTATCTTTATTGCGGTAGGAACACCTCAGAGCGAGACCGGCGATGCGGATCTTTCCTATGTCGAGGCGGTTGCCTGTGAGATCGCTCGTTCTATTAATGGATACAAGGTGATCGTCGAGAAGAGCACCGTTCCCGTCTATACCAACGAGTGGGTGCGGCGTGCGATCGAGCGCAACGGAGTCGATCGTAACCTGTTTGATGTTGTTTCGAATCCTGAGTTTCTGCGCGAAGGTACTGCCGTTGCCGATTTTCTTCATCCGGATCGGATTGTTGTGGGGGCTGATAGCGACAAGGCAGCAGCATTGTTGCAGGAGATCTATGCTCCATTGACGAGCGGAGAATACTATAAGCTGCCAAATGCGATTGAAGGTCCGTGCGGCCCCACCGAGCCGCCGCCTTTGCTGCTTACTTCAACGAAGAGCGCCGAGATTATTAAGCATGCTTCAAATGCTTTTCTCGCATTGAAGATCTCGTTTATCAATGCCGTTTCGAATCTGTGCGAGGCTACGGATGCCAATGTCGAACAGGTTGCTCTGGGTATGGGACTGGATAGTCGTATTGGGCCGAAGTTCCTTCGCCCGGGTATTGGTTATGGAGGTTCCTGCTTCCCCAAAGATGTGGCAGCCTTCCGTTCTGTGGCAGAGCAGATGGGCATCGACTTCAATCTCTTGAGCGAAGTTGAAAAAATTAATGTGCAACAGAAGAAGCGTTTCCTGGCAAAGGTCCGTTCGGCTTTGTGGACGCTGCGTACTAAGCGGATTGGTGTACTTGGTCTGGCCTTCAAAGGGGAGACCGATGATATCCGTGAATCGCCGGCGATCGATCTGGTTGAGATGTTGCTTGGCGAGGGGTGCTCGGTCACGGCCTTTGATCCTGCCGCTATGAAACGCACTCAGGATGTGCTTCCTGCTACTTCGCATCTCAAGTACGTGAACAGCGCCTACGAGGCAGCGCAGGATAGCGATGCACTATTGATCCTGACAGACTGGCCGGAGTTCGCTTCTCTGGATCTCGACCGCTTGAACAAGATTATGCGCTATCCGATCATCATCGATGGTCGTAATCTCTATGATCCCCATGTCGTTGCTCAGCATGGATTCACCTACCTCAGCATTGGACGGCCAGCTTCGAATCCTATGAGGGAAGCTGTTCTTGCAGCCAAGTAA